A part of Acipenser ruthenus chromosome 12, fAciRut3.2 maternal haplotype, whole genome shotgun sequence genomic DNA contains:
- the LOC117416790 gene encoding extracellular calcium-sensing receptor-like — protein MLLMAVILTALLTRADEHVCSLRGRPELSQFSKDGDITIGGIFELHHNLVDAKPAFKGEPEPRKCKDLYFRELQSAQTMIFATEEINNRTDILPGISLGYKIYDGCSSIPLSLRAGMSLVNEQDEKLYSNQSCTKPSTVHAIIGPSSSATAIAIATTTRAFHIPMISHFATCECLSNRNKYPSFFRTIPSDYYQSRALAQLVKHFGWTWIGAIRNDDDYGNTGMATFVKAAQEEGVCIEYIETIYRTYPREKLIKTVDVIKKSSSKVIVAFASYTDLDFLVKELLLQNVTGFQWIGSEAWISDLAAGESVTVLGGALGFTVSNAEITGLEDFLLNVCPSDTPGNSGLKEFWETVFSCTLTTQDMTASVNPCTGSENLAEVKNQYTDVTDLRNANDVYKAVYAVAHSLHNLFTCKSGQGPFAGKTCANKKTIEPWQVVHYLKTVNFTTKNGENVYFDENGDPTARYALVNLQVNKESIIKCVTVGLYDASLPEGQQFIMNNVSIVWAGGQDKAPKSVCSESCPPGTRKAVQKGKPVCCFDCIPCAEGEISNQTDAIDCMKCPLEYRSNNQKKQCILKAIEFLSFGEIMGMLLMIISLIGACLTTAIAIVFFLYRDTPIVRANNSELSFLLLFSLALCFLCSLTFIGQPSEWSCMLRHTSFGIIFVLCLSCVLGKTIVVLMAFRSTLPGNNMMKWFGPVQQRLTLFAFTFIQALICTLWLIISPPFPNKNMNSFKDRIILECDLGSAAAFYAVLGYIGFLAAMCFVLAFLARNLPDNFNEAKYITFSMLIFCAVWITFIPAYISSPGKYTVAVEIFAILASSFGLLFCIFAPKCYIILFKPEKNTKKHLMGKGPSKSL, from the exons TTTATATTTCAGAGAATTACAATCAGCTCAAACTATGATCTTTGCAACTGAAGAAATAAACAACAGGACAGATATACTCCCTGGTATATCACTGGGTTATAAGATATACGATGGTTGTAGTTCCATACCTTTGAGTCTAAGGGCAGGGATGTCTTTAGTGAATGAACAGGATGAAAAACTGTACTCTAACCAGTCCTGTACCAAACCATCTACTGTCCATGCTATAATAGGACCCTCTAGTTCTGCAACAGCTATAGCAATTGCAACAACAACAAGAGCTTTTCACATACCAATG ATTAGTCACTTTGCAACCTGTGAATGTTTGAGTAACAGGAATAAGTACCCTTCGTTTTTCAGAACCATACCAAGTGATTATTATCAAAGCAGAGCCCTGGCACAGCTTGTGAAGCATTTTGGATGGACTTGGATTGGGGCAATTAGAAATGATGATGACTATGGGAACACAGGAATGGCTACCTTTGTGAAAGCAGCCCAAGAAGAGGGGGTTTGCATTGAATATATAGAGACTATTTACAGAACGTATCCAAGAGAAAAACTAATTAAAACTGTAGATGTTATAAAAAAGTCATCTTCAAAGGTTATTGTAGCTTTCGCTTCTTATACAGATTTAGATTTTCTGGTTAAAGAACTGTTGCTTCAGAATGTTACTGGTTTTCAGTGGATAGGCAGTGAAGCTTGGATTTCTGACCTTGCAGCAGGAGAAAGTGTCACAGTTCTGGGTGGGGCACTGGGTTTCACAGTCAGTAATGCAGAAATCACAGGTTTGGAGGACTTTTTACTAAATGTCTGTCCATCTGACACCCCTGGGAATTCAGGCTTAAAAGAATTTTGGGAAACTGTTTTCAGTTGCACCCTGACTACCCAAGATATGACTGCATCAGTTAATCCATGTACAGGGTCTGAGAATTTAGCAGAGGTAAAGAATCAGTACACCGATGTAACTGATCTAAGAAATGCCAATGATGTCTATAAAGCTGTGTATGCTGTAGCCCATTCACTACACAATCTGTTTACATGCAAAAGTGGTCAGGGACCTTTTGCTGGTAAGACATGTGCAAATAAGAAGACGATTGAACCATGGCAG GTAGTACATTATCTGAAAACAGTTAATTTCACTACCAAGAATGGAGAGAATGTTTATTTTGATGAGAATGGGGATCCAACTGCAAGATATGCATTAGTTAACTTGCAAGTCAATAAGGAGAGCATCATAAAATGTGTTACAGTTGGTCTCTATGATGCATCTTTACCAGAAGGACAACAGTTTATTATGAATAACGTCAGTATTGTTTGGGCAGGTGGTCAGGATAAG GCGCCTAAATctgtgtgcagtgagagctgtccTCCAGGCACTCGGAAGGCTGTTCAGAAAGGAAAGCCTGTTTGTTGCTTTGACTGCATTCCATGTGCTGAAGGAGAAATCAGCAATCAGACAG aTGCTATTGATTGTATGAAGTGCCCTTTGGAATACAGGTcaaataaccaaaaaaaacaatgcatcttAAAAGCTATTGAATTCCTGTCATTTGGAGAAATCATGGGGATGTTGCTGATGATCATTTCATTGATTGGGGCTTGTTTAACCACTGCTATAGCtattgtgttctttctttatagAGATACCCCCATTGTAAGAGCTAATAACTCTGAACTCAGTTtccttcttttgttttcattagcaCTGTGTTTCCTTTGTTCACTTACTTTCATTGGCCAGCCCTCTGAGTGGTCCTGTATGTTGCGCCACACTTCCTTTGGGATCATATTTGTCCTGTGCCTCTCTTGTGTTCTGGGGAAAACAATAGTTGTGTTAATGGCGTTTAGATCTACACTTCCTGGTAATAATATGATGAAATGGTTTGGGCCCGTCCAGCAGCGGCTAACTCTTTTTGCATTCACATTCATTCAGGCCTTAATTTGCACTCTTTGGTTAATAATATCCCCTCCTTttccaaacaaaaacatgaactcTTTCAAAGACAGAATCATTTTAGAGTGTGACCTGGGATCTGCTGCAGCATTTTATGCTGTGTTAGGGTATATTGGGTTTCTTGCTGCCATGTGCTTTGTGCTCGCTTTTCTGGCTCGTAACCTACCAGATAACTTTAATGAAGCTAAATACATTACATTCAGCATGCTCatattctgtgctgtttggatcaCTTTCATCCCAGCTTACATCAGTTCACCTGGGAAGTACACAGTTGCTGTAGAAATATTTGCAATTTTAGCTTCCAGCTTTGGTTTGCTCTTCTGTATTTTTGCTCCtaaatgttatattatattatttaagcctgagaagaatacaaaaaaacatttgatggGAAAAGGGCCCTCGAAGtcactttga